The following proteins are co-located in the Sandaracinaceae bacterium genome:
- a CDS encoding MarR family winged helix-turn-helix transcriptional regulator, with the protein MNDVDRLIARLERSGLARRELARAGTFVGGQLVHAESRDELRRLRAALARTSTDREPYADGYARALLDVLAASEVHREATETDREIVEAVAERSEWREVLSLVDGGVCRPAALAEKLGKDAGHVSRVLSAIRGVGLLEVHQPPGGDGRSRPHRLTLRGERVLKQMGTSLARRSGPPPPPSELSNMLWQIYGSGVLPSPLAEIAEQTRLLCIRTSDPNSWGAVVPLFQKLGVFSCQVTEGPSKDLDANLLLERARQEAVLTIIYDDERCVLQDSDDPPMKELRSLARRQFVIGPSPEPGLTPLDVAV; encoded by the coding sequence ATGAACGACGTCGACCGGTTGATCGCGCGCCTGGAGCGAAGCGGGCTGGCGCGTCGGGAGCTCGCCCGCGCGGGCACGTTCGTGGGAGGGCAGCTCGTCCACGCCGAGTCGCGAGACGAGCTCCGTCGGCTCCGCGCCGCGCTCGCGCGGACCTCGACGGATCGCGAGCCGTACGCCGATGGGTACGCGCGCGCTCTCCTCGACGTGCTGGCGGCGAGCGAAGTCCATCGGGAGGCCACGGAGACCGATCGCGAGATCGTGGAGGCCGTGGCCGAGCGCTCCGAATGGCGAGAAGTGTTGTCGCTCGTCGACGGGGGCGTGTGCCGCCCCGCGGCGCTGGCGGAGAAGCTCGGGAAGGACGCCGGGCACGTGTCTCGGGTTCTCTCCGCCATTCGCGGAGTGGGATTGCTGGAGGTGCACCAGCCCCCGGGCGGTGACGGTCGAAGTCGACCACACCGGCTGACCCTGCGGGGCGAGCGCGTCCTCAAGCAGATGGGAACATCGCTCGCGCGCCGCTCGGGCCCCCCGCCTCCGCCCTCCGAGCTCTCGAACATGCTGTGGCAGATCTACGGCAGCGGAGTCTTGCCCTCGCCGCTCGCAGAGATAGCAGAGCAGACCAGGCTCCTCTGCATTCGAACCTCCGACCCCAACTCCTGGGGCGCGGTGGTTCCGCTCTTCCAGAAGCTGGGCGTCTTCTCATGCCAGGTCACGGAGGGACCGTCCAAAGACCTGGACGCGAACCTGCTGCTCGAGCGCGCTCGCCAAGAGGCCGTGCTCACGATCATCTACGATGATGAGCGCTGCGTTCTCCAGGACAGCGACGACCCGCCGATGAAGGAGCTTCGAAGCCTGGCGCGGCGACAGTTCGTGATCGGGCCGAGCCCCGAGCCCGGGCTCACTCCGCTGGACGTGGCCGTATGA
- a CDS encoding periplasmic heavy metal sensor, with amino-acid sequence MFGFIIGFLSLAGLIMVLKGGRRGCGGRGWHGGRGGWRGRRGHHGHHDHHDHHEHGGKSWGRRGMLRMLFERLDTTPGQEKEIAAAVDEFVGKARDLRGESRTTRDDVAKLLRTESLDENVMGELFGRHDEKLRDMQKHFADALGRIHQALDPEQRDRLAELIETGRANGFGGPYRSWV; translated from the coding sequence ATGTTCGGATTCATCATCGGTTTTCTGAGCCTCGCGGGGCTCATCATGGTGCTCAAGGGCGGCCGGCGCGGCTGCGGCGGGCGCGGATGGCACGGGGGAAGAGGCGGCTGGCGCGGGCGACGCGGTCACCACGGTCACCACGACCACCACGACCACCACGAGCACGGCGGCAAGAGCTGGGGGCGGCGCGGCATGCTCCGCATGCTCTTCGAGCGGCTCGACACCACGCCCGGTCAGGAGAAGGAGATCGCGGCCGCGGTCGACGAATTCGTCGGCAAGGCGCGCGACCTGCGCGGGGAGTCCCGCACCACGCGCGACGACGTCGCGAAGCTGCTCCGCACCGAGAGCCTCGACGAGAACGTCATGGGCGAGCTCTTCGGGCGGCACGACGAGAAGCTTCGAGACATGCAAAAGCACTTCGCCGACGCGCTCGGCCGCATCCACCAGGCGCTCGACCCCGAGCAGCGCGATCGGCTCGCCGAGCTGATCGAGACGGGGCGCGCCAACGGCTTCGGCGGTCCCTACCGCAGCTGGGTCTGA
- a CDS encoding response regulator transcription factor: MAIRALLIDDDARLAELLEGYLGGHEVALEASQSGAAGLDALSRGTYDVVLLDVMMPGLDGLEVLRRIRQKNTIPVIMLTARGDEADRVVGLELGADDYVPKPFSPRELLARIRAVLRRAQPETTSERIAIGGVEVDVGARSARLEGQDVDLTGLELDILVALMRRAGRVVPRDALLSEAGRDDVIVGERTVDVHISHLRKKLGDDPRSPARIRTVRGVGYVFVRDA, translated from the coding sequence ATGGCCATTCGCGCGCTGCTGATCGACGACGACGCCCGCCTCGCGGAGCTCCTCGAGGGCTACCTCGGCGGCCACGAGGTGGCGCTCGAGGCGAGCCAGAGCGGCGCGGCGGGGCTCGACGCGCTCTCGCGCGGGACCTACGACGTGGTCTTGCTCGACGTGATGATGCCGGGCCTGGACGGGCTCGAGGTGCTGCGCCGGATCCGGCAGAAGAACACCATCCCGGTGATCATGCTCACCGCGCGCGGCGACGAGGCGGACCGCGTGGTGGGGCTGGAGCTCGGGGCCGACGACTACGTGCCCAAGCCGTTCAGCCCCCGCGAGCTGCTCGCGCGGATCCGGGCCGTGCTCCGGCGCGCCCAGCCGGAGACGACGAGCGAGCGCATCGCGATCGGGGGCGTGGAGGTCGACGTGGGCGCCCGGAGCGCGCGGCTCGAGGGGCAGGACGTGGACCTGACCGGGCTCGAGCTCGACATCCTGGTGGCGCTGATGCGCCGGGCCGGACGCGTGGTGCCCCGGGACGCGCTGCTGAGCGAGGCCGGCCGCGACGACGTGATCGTCGGCGAGCGCACGGTGGACGTGCACATCTCTCACCTCCGAAAGAAGCTCGGCGACGACCCGCGCTCGCCGGCGCGGATCCGCACCGTGCGCGGCGTGGGCTACGTCTTCGTGCGCGACGCATGA
- a CDS encoding ATP-binding protein, translating into MSKHRQCRHAHGKHAHGNHGRWGKRGWRRSGRLQRRLFMWFGATIVFTAIVIGLTFRLLSPTERFQRDAEGFQRFVSGRLETVWDDPAARDAFMRDMHHDLRLDATLYDARDRVLVRYGAPCDEAWGQIPLTRRRGGQLGRLEVCREPFSWGGWRFPLVLLVGMLILWAAAGILARRLTRPLRRLEQLARRLGEGDLSARANLTPERHGELGVLGVTMDEMAERIDKQLADQRELLAAVSHELRTPLGHLRVLLEMTRSAPTEKMIDDIEEEVMEVDALVGQLLASSRVDFGSLQVKSVDAVELATRALERAELGPDVLEVEGDAALMEADPTLLARALANLLNNAKQHGGGVTTLRISFRPTDVVFAIEDRGPGFSEGERERVFEAFYRGEHRAGASLGLGLSLVRRIAEAHGGRAWVEALDPGARVCFSLDAAPASDPARDLGV; encoded by the coding sequence ATGAGCAAGCACCGGCAGTGCCGGCATGCGCACGGCAAACACGCGCATGGCAATCACGGACGCTGGGGCAAGCGCGGCTGGCGACGGAGCGGGCGGCTGCAGCGGCGCCTGTTCATGTGGTTCGGCGCCACCATCGTCTTCACCGCCATCGTCATCGGGCTGACCTTCCGCCTCCTGTCCCCCACCGAGCGCTTCCAGCGCGACGCGGAGGGCTTTCAGCGCTTCGTCAGCGGGCGCCTCGAGACGGTGTGGGACGACCCCGCGGCGCGCGACGCGTTCATGCGCGACATGCACCACGACCTGCGGCTCGACGCGACCCTCTACGACGCGCGCGACCGCGTGCTGGTGCGCTACGGCGCGCCCTGCGACGAGGCGTGGGGACAGATCCCGCTCACCCGGCGGCGCGGGGGCCAGCTCGGCCGGCTCGAGGTCTGCCGCGAGCCCTTCTCGTGGGGCGGCTGGCGCTTCCCGCTCGTGCTGCTGGTGGGCATGCTCATCCTCTGGGCCGCGGCGGGGATCCTGGCGCGGCGGCTCACGCGCCCGCTCCGGCGCCTGGAGCAGCTCGCGCGGCGGCTCGGCGAGGGCGACCTCAGCGCGCGCGCGAACCTCACCCCCGAGCGGCACGGGGAGCTCGGGGTGCTCGGCGTGACGATGGACGAGATGGCCGAGCGCATCGACAAGCAGCTCGCCGATCAGCGCGAGCTCCTCGCCGCGGTCAGCCACGAGCTGCGCACCCCCCTCGGGCACCTGCGGGTGCTGCTCGAGATGACGCGCAGCGCGCCGACCGAGAAGATGATCGACGACATCGAGGAGGAGGTCATGGAGGTCGACGCGCTCGTGGGGCAGCTGCTCGCGAGCTCGCGCGTCGACTTCGGGAGCCTCCAGGTCAAGAGCGTCGACGCGGTGGAGCTGGCCACGCGCGCCCTCGAGCGCGCGGAGCTGGGCCCGGACGTGCTCGAGGTCGAGGGCGACGCGGCGCTCATGGAGGCCGACCCGACCCTGCTCGCGCGCGCGCTCGCCAACCTGCTCAACAACGCCAAGCAGCACGGCGGCGGGGTCACGACCCTGCGCATCTCGTTCCGCCCCACCGACGTGGTCTTCGCCATCGAGGACCGCGGGCCCGGCTTCTCGGAGGGGGAGCGCGAGCGGGTCTTCGAGGCGTTCTACCGCGGCGAGCACCGCGCGGGGGCGAGCCTGGGCCTGGGGCTCTCGCTGGTGCGCCGCATCGCCGAGGCCCACGGCGGCCGCGCCTGGGTGGAGGCGCTCGATCCCGGCGCGCGGGTGTGCTTCTCGCTCGACGCGGCGCCCGCGAGCGACCCGGCGCGAGACCTCGGAGTTTGA
- a CDS encoding DUF2723 domain-containing protein, whose protein sequence is MGLLSGDKRDPNARLIALVLASGVPLAAYLATASAHDYWLDAGEFTAQAVWLDVAHPPGHPLAGLLGRLFALLPLGPIPLRIAIGQACCTALAAGFLFSAIDTTVRVVGVRRDRLALPLALGATWMVALSHAWWFQAVRPEVYGLQALLMAIVIERIIALEAAWPTLDVRPLYVAGLALGLGLANHHLVAFLTLPAVASTAARVYRARGGKALLRAGVATLVGLSTYVYLPVRAATEPPLNLGDPSSAGRLFWVVSAKVYQQNKLGDAPQPLDERLRDVLRVVGESFGGAVDDPMNVALWAFGVLGVALVGAYALLRTAGARRIAFVWVALVLFVLTGPAWLMSVKNNPDVLGYMMVGLAALIALGTGLLATVLARVGQRPDGAPKLPAVLVALVAAGLGLAHLSPSASRSSLSRFHATDDFDEERIRRLPDDAVVVAHRPQTIFRHWSAMAAEHARPDVTLVPMPFLGYPGVVEALAERDPDLAELLRGYLLEGELRQPDLQSLAARRPLLVELDVRVPVELYETMVPAGLYYEVVDAGATDTDVIEAAEPHAKVLARLYAHLGERGVEETETQGHLLWIHYMDALYYASVGAREPARDAVRRALAVRPEIAEMLALGRALADPEAEGPVDVTPFIVGAR, encoded by the coding sequence ATGGGCCTCCTCTCCGGCGACAAGCGCGACCCGAACGCGCGTTTGATCGCGCTGGTGCTCGCGTCGGGGGTGCCCCTGGCCGCGTACCTCGCGACCGCCTCGGCCCACGACTACTGGCTCGACGCGGGGGAGTTCACGGCGCAGGCGGTCTGGCTCGACGTCGCCCACCCGCCCGGGCACCCGCTCGCGGGCCTGCTCGGGCGCCTCTTCGCGCTGCTGCCGCTCGGGCCGATCCCGCTCCGGATCGCGATCGGGCAGGCCTGCTGCACCGCGCTCGCGGCCGGCTTCCTCTTCAGCGCCATCGACACGACGGTGCGGGTGGTCGGCGTGCGGCGCGACCGGCTGGCCCTGCCCCTGGCGCTCGGGGCCACGTGGATGGTCGCGCTCAGCCACGCGTGGTGGTTCCAGGCCGTGCGGCCCGAGGTCTATGGGCTGCAAGCCCTCTTGATGGCCATCGTCATCGAGCGGATCATCGCGCTCGAGGCCGCGTGGCCCACCCTCGACGTGCGCCCGCTCTACGTGGCCGGCCTCGCGCTCGGGCTCGGGCTCGCCAACCACCACCTCGTCGCCTTCCTCACCCTGCCCGCCGTCGCCTCGACCGCGGCGCGGGTCTATCGGGCCCGCGGCGGCAAGGCGCTCCTGCGCGCGGGCGTCGCGACCCTCGTCGGGCTCTCGACCTACGTCTACCTGCCCGTCCGCGCGGCGACGGAGCCGCCGCTGAACCTCGGCGACCCGAGCTCGGCCGGGCGCCTCTTCTGGGTGGTGAGCGCGAAGGTCTACCAGCAGAACAAGCTCGGCGACGCGCCCCAGCCCCTCGACGAGCGCCTGCGCGACGTGCTGCGTGTGGTCGGCGAGAGCTTCGGCGGCGCCGTCGACGACCCGATGAACGTCGCGCTCTGGGCCTTCGGCGTGCTCGGCGTCGCGCTCGTCGGCGCCTACGCGCTGCTGCGCACCGCGGGGGCGCGCCGCATCGCCTTCGTGTGGGTGGCGCTCGTGCTCTTCGTGCTCACCGGCCCCGCGTGGCTCATGTCGGTCAAGAACAACCCCGACGTGCTCGGCTACATGATGGTCGGCCTCGCGGCGCTGATCGCGCTCGGCACGGGGCTGCTCGCGACGGTGCTCGCCCGGGTGGGTCAGCGCCCGGACGGAGCCCCGAAGCTCCCCGCGGTGCTCGTCGCGCTCGTCGCGGCCGGCCTCGGGCTCGCGCACCTGTCGCCGAGCGCGAGCCGCTCGTCGCTGAGCCGCTTCCACGCCACCGACGACTTCGACGAGGAGCGCATCCGTCGCCTCCCGGACGACGCGGTCGTGGTCGCGCACCGGCCCCAGACCATCTTCCGGCACTGGTCGGCGATGGCGGCCGAGCACGCGCGCCCCGACGTGACCCTCGTGCCGATGCCCTTCCTCGGCTACCCGGGGGTGGTCGAGGCGCTCGCGGAGCGCGACCCCGACCTCGCGGAGCTGCTCCGGGGCTATCTCCTGGAGGGCGAGCTGCGCCAGCCGGACCTGCAGAGCCTCGCCGCGCGGCGCCCGCTGCTGGTGGAGTTGGACGTGCGCGTCCCGGTCGAGCTCTACGAGACCATGGTGCCCGCCGGCCTCTACTACGAGGTGGTCGACGCGGGCGCGACGGACACTGACGTGATCGAGGCGGCCGAGCCGCACGCGAAGGTGCTCGCGCGGCTCTACGCGCACCTGGGCGAGCGCGGCGTGGAGGAGACCGAGACCCAGGGCCACCTGCTGTGGATCCACTACATGGACGCGCTCTACTACGCCTCGGTCGGGGCCCGGGAGCCCGCGCGCGACGCCGTCCGACGCGCCCTCGCGGTGCGGCCCGAGATCGCGGAGATGCTGGCGCTCGGCCGGGCGCTCGCGGATCCCGAGGCCGAGGGGCCGGTCGACGTCACGCCCTTCATCGTCGGCGCGCGCTGA
- a CDS encoding vWA domain-containing protein, whose amino-acid sequence MTRWLMCIAMLGVAAGCDCAGDPSGACDVDGDCEASQVCVDGRCEARADASLGGDADVPRDTGPGRDTGAGGDTGVDPEDASCGGEAVAFDYRPPNVLLIFDRSCSMRRVLDGSDFGAGPEDPATRWNVAREAVLGLLGRFPTRVFWGLMAFPDPREGCGMPVDAEVPPGPGAAAAIDAELRTDAIQPFGLCGPDNTDTTTQPRQTPTADALTSAMGLAELMDPMRESFALVVTDGGVSCGVSDSELSTLTESLRMAGIPTAVIGFATGSAESSLEAIASAGGLPNPAGPPSYYVAESRADLDTVFDEIASRVVSCDLALSSTPPDPDALFVNVNDMPLANDATDGWSYDAASNTLTLNGASCDQLRRGDIRRISISFGCAPTPCEPQPEVCNGLDEDCDDIVDEMCLL is encoded by the coding sequence ATGACGCGTTGGCTGATGTGCATCGCGATGCTCGGCGTCGCGGCGGGCTGCGACTGCGCCGGCGACCCGTCGGGCGCGTGCGACGTCGACGGGGACTGCGAGGCGAGCCAGGTCTGCGTGGACGGGCGCTGCGAGGCCCGCGCCGACGCGAGCCTCGGCGGGGACGCGGACGTCCCGAGGGACACCGGACCCGGCCGCGACACGGGGGCGGGCGGAGACACGGGCGTCGACCCGGAGGACGCGAGCTGCGGCGGCGAGGCGGTCGCGTTCGACTATCGCCCGCCAAACGTGTTGCTCATCTTCGACCGCTCCTGCTCGATGCGGCGCGTGCTCGACGGCTCCGACTTCGGCGCCGGCCCCGAGGACCCGGCCACGCGCTGGAACGTGGCCCGCGAGGCGGTGCTCGGCCTGCTCGGCCGCTTCCCCACGCGCGTGTTTTGGGGCCTGATGGCCTTCCCCGACCCCCGCGAGGGCTGCGGCATGCCCGTCGACGCCGAGGTCCCGCCCGGCCCGGGCGCCGCCGCCGCGATCGACGCGGAGCTGCGCACGGACGCCATCCAGCCCTTCGGCCTCTGCGGCCCCGACAACACCGACACGACGACCCAGCCGCGGCAGACCCCGACCGCCGACGCGCTCACCAGCGCGATGGGGCTCGCGGAGCTGATGGACCCGATGCGAGAGAGCTTCGCGCTGGTGGTCACCGACGGCGGCGTCAGCTGCGGCGTGAGCGACTCCGAGCTGTCGACCCTGACCGAGTCGCTGCGCATGGCCGGCATCCCCACCGCGGTGATCGGCTTCGCGACCGGCAGCGCCGAGAGCTCCCTCGAGGCCATCGCCTCCGCCGGCGGCCTGCCCAACCCGGCCGGCCCGCCGAGCTACTACGTCGCGGAGAGCCGCGCCGACCTCGACACCGTCTTCGACGAGATAGCGTCGCGCGTCGTCAGCTGCGACCTCGCGCTCAGCTCGACCCCGCCCGATCCCGACGCGCTCTTCGTCAACGTCAACGACATGCCGCTCGCGAACGACGCCACCGACGGCTGGAGCTACGACGCGGCGAGCAACACGCTGACCCTCAACGGCGCCTCCTGCGACCAGCTCCGCCGGGGCGACATCCGCCGCATCAGCATCAGCTTCGGCTGCGCACCCACCCCCTGCGAGCCCCAGCCCGAGGTCTGCAACGGCCTGGACGAGGACTGCGACGACATCGTCGACGAGATGTGTCTCCTGTAG
- a CDS encoding cereblon family protein, whose product MWLRGVDESKEPPPAPVRVEEEARVARGPKIRCRTCRSVVTDAAARVEAHGAHTHRRVNPSGVDFHVGCFEPAPGCITEGAPTLYWTWFPGCAWQLALCRACHSHLGWRFTGEQTFWGLILDRLVEQANEGD is encoded by the coding sequence GTGTGGCTCCGCGGCGTCGACGAGTCGAAGGAGCCTCCGCCGGCGCCCGTCCGCGTGGAGGAAGAGGCGCGCGTCGCCCGGGGCCCGAAGATCCGCTGCCGCACCTGCCGCAGCGTGGTCACCGACGCCGCGGCTCGGGTCGAGGCGCACGGCGCGCACACCCACCGCCGCGTGAACCCGAGCGGCGTGGACTTCCACGTCGGCTGCTTCGAGCCCGCGCCCGGCTGCATCACCGAAGGCGCGCCGACCCTCTACTGGACCTGGTTCCCCGGCTGCGCCTGGCAGCTCGCCCTCTGCCGCGCCTGCCACTCCCACCTCGGCTGGCGCTTCACCGGCGAGCAGACCTTCTGGGGCCTCATCCTCGATCGACTGGTCGAACAGGCGAATGAGGGCGATTGA
- a CDS encoding glucose 1-dehydrogenase, which yields MTEPVIHLEGKVAIVTGASRGIGAEIARTFARAGAKVVLASRKIEGLEAVAKEIADAGGDAHPIAAHMGKEDAVRGLVEDAIAKYGKVDVLVNNAATNPYFGPMMNIDWGAWDKTFEVNVKGYWMAIREVTRHLQERDGRGAVVNIASVAGFMSMPLQACYGMTKAAVISMTKSLSIELAPHVRLNAIAPGLIETKFASALTQNEEILKTVLDRTSLKRVGQPEDVASAALLLASDQGGYFNGTLLTVDGGWSIG from the coding sequence GTGACGGAACCCGTGATCCATCTCGAAGGCAAGGTCGCCATCGTGACCGGCGCGAGCCGCGGCATCGGCGCGGAGATCGCGCGCACCTTCGCCCGCGCGGGCGCCAAGGTCGTGCTCGCGAGCCGCAAGATCGAGGGCCTCGAGGCGGTGGCGAAGGAGATCGCGGACGCGGGCGGCGACGCCCACCCGATCGCCGCGCACATGGGCAAAGAGGACGCCGTGCGCGGCCTCGTGGAGGACGCGATCGCCAAGTACGGCAAGGTCGACGTGCTGGTGAACAACGCGGCCACCAACCCCTACTTCGGCCCGATGATGAACATCGACTGGGGCGCGTGGGACAAGACCTTCGAGGTCAACGTCAAGGGCTACTGGATGGCGATCCGCGAGGTCACCCGCCACCTCCAGGAGCGCGACGGCCGCGGCGCCGTCGTCAACATCGCCTCCGTGGCCGGGTTCATGTCCATGCCCCTCCAGGCTTGCTACGGCATGACCAAGGCGGCGGTGATCTCGATGACGAAGTCGCTGAGCATCGAGCTCGCCCCGCACGTGCGCCTCAACGCGATCGCGCCCGGCCTCATCGAGACCAAGTTCGCCAGCGCGCTGACCCAGAACGAAGAGATCCTGAAGACCGTGCTCGACCGCACCAGCCTCAAGCGCGTCGGTCAGCCCGAGGACGTCGCGAGCGCCGCGCTCCTGCTCGCGAGCGACCAGGGCGGCTACTTCAACGGCACCCTCCTGACCGTCGACGGCGGCTGGTCGATCGGCTGA
- a CDS encoding di-heme oxidoredictase family protein, translating into MKPYPSLLLALGLVACGSEAVSTDAGPDDAGPGPVLTGPFGEPLAGITEEERAAFERGRALATRSWSPEDGLGPSFDASRCMDCHARPTVGGSAARYRDVVLAQIVRDGEPLFSSFGDAAVAFDLRHGLSRRPATPAAFGRRNPSPLYGVGLLATLPDEVILERVDPGDEDGDGISGRAGFEHGRLARYGRKAQVGALEDFVRVSAFSLLGLTSQPLSTPQRMALPSFEESAFVGWGSAGSLGDVDAVPDPELGAEALFDLVSFVMLLAAPEPEPRSTRADTGAQVFEAIGCASCHVPALTGRLGPVPLYSDLLLHDMGPGLAEDYRTGVASGAEFRTQPLWGVAAAGPHLHDGRADTLDEAIRWHGGEARAAKERYEALADGERGALIAFLESLGGRARPGSLPEGAPIPSGLGAPVPLSAPDLERFVAGRALFDRDLSPREGLGPLFNADSCRACHASPVLGGAGSLGVSALRQGIRQGDGSVRAPRAGPRLHRHRNPEPVGWQLPEPHPDADVFELRSAPPLFGAGLIERVPEAAIAAREDPDDLDGDGVRGVAHRLDDGRLGRFGHRAHLASIEDAVVDALAGDLGVTLGLESDADEVSDPEMSDVEVASLVFFVRSLASPPSRSVDAEGERVFGEIGCASCHVIFALEDGTPVALYSDLLLHDVGGDVGVPAGNASGRQLRTAPLWGLASSAPYMHDGRASTVEAAVRRHAGEAARSAEAFAALPVAEREALLRFLDAL; encoded by the coding sequence GTGAAGCCGTACCCGAGCCTCCTCCTCGCCCTCGGGCTCGTGGCCTGCGGGTCGGAGGCCGTCTCCACGGACGCCGGGCCCGACGACGCCGGACCGGGGCCGGTGCTGACCGGGCCCTTCGGTGAGCCGTTGGCCGGGATCACGGAGGAGGAGCGCGCGGCGTTCGAGCGTGGGCGTGCGCTCGCGACCCGATCGTGGTCGCCCGAGGACGGCCTGGGCCCGTCGTTCGACGCGAGCCGCTGCATGGACTGCCACGCGCGGCCGACCGTCGGGGGATCGGCGGCGCGCTACCGGGACGTGGTGCTCGCGCAGATCGTCCGCGATGGCGAGCCCCTGTTCTCATCGTTCGGCGACGCCGCCGTCGCATTCGATCTGCGCCACGGACTCTCGCGGCGGCCGGCGACACCCGCCGCGTTCGGGCGCCGGAACCCCTCGCCGTTGTACGGAGTGGGCCTGCTCGCCACCCTCCCCGACGAGGTGATCCTCGAGCGCGTGGACCCCGGCGACGAAGACGGCGACGGCATCTCCGGGCGGGCAGGCTTCGAGCACGGGCGGCTCGCACGATATGGGCGCAAGGCCCAGGTGGGCGCGCTGGAGGACTTCGTTCGGGTCTCTGCGTTCTCGCTGCTCGGGCTGACGAGCCAGCCACTCTCGACGCCCCAGCGCATGGCGCTGCCGAGCTTCGAGGAGAGCGCGTTCGTCGGCTGGGGATCGGCAGGCAGCCTCGGCGACGTCGACGCCGTCCCCGACCCGGAGCTGGGAGCCGAAGCGCTCTTCGACCTCGTGTCCTTCGTCATGCTCCTGGCGGCCCCCGAGCCAGAGCCTCGCTCGACGCGGGCGGACACGGGAGCGCAGGTCTTCGAGGCGATCGGCTGCGCGAGCTGCCACGTGCCCGCGCTGACGGGCCGCCTGGGCCCCGTGCCGCTCTACAGCGACCTGCTCTTGCACGACATGGGCCCCGGGCTGGCGGAGGACTATCGGACCGGCGTCGCGTCCGGCGCGGAGTTCCGCACGCAGCCGCTCTGGGGTGTGGCCGCGGCGGGGCCGCACCTCCACGACGGGCGAGCCGACACCCTGGACGAGGCGATCCGCTGGCACGGCGGAGAGGCCCGCGCGGCGAAGGAGCGCTACGAAGCCCTCGCCGACGGAGAGCGGGGCGCGCTCATCGCGTTCCTCGAGTCCCTCGGGGGGCGCGCGCGTCCGGGCTCCCTGCCAGAGGGGGCGCCGATTCCGAGCGGCCTGGGCGCGCCCGTGCCCCTCTCCGCGCCCGACCTCGAGCGCTTCGTCGCCGGTCGCGCGCTCTTCGATCGCGACCTCTCGCCTCGCGAGGGCCTGGGTCCGCTCTTCAACGCCGACTCTTGCCGCGCGTGCCACGCCTCGCCCGTGCTCGGTGGCGCCGGGTCGCTCGGGGTCAGCGCGCTCCGGCAAGGGATCCGACAGGGTGACGGCTCGGTGCGCGCCCCCCGCGCCGGGCCCCGGCTCCATCGACACCGCAACCCGGAGCCGGTGGGCTGGCAGCTCCCCGAGCCCCATCCCGACGCGGACGTGTTCGAGCTGCGAAGCGCGCCTCCGCTCTTCGGGGCCGGCCTGATCGAGCGCGTGCCCGAGGCCGCGATCGCGGCGCGCGAGGACCCCGACGATCTCGACGGCGATGGCGTCCGCGGCGTGGCCCATCGGCTCGACGACGGTCGCCTGGGCCGCTTCGGGCACCGCGCGCACCTCGCCTCGATCGAGGACGCGGTCGTCGACGCGCTCGCCGGAGATCTGGGCGTCACGCTCGGGCTCGAGTCGGACGCGGACGAGGTGTCCGACCCCGAGATGAGCGACGTCGAGGTCGCGAGCCTGGTCTTCTTCGTGCGCTCCCTCGCATCGCCTCCCAGCCGAAGCGTCGACGCCGAGGGGGAGCGCGTCTTCGGCGAGATCGGCTGCGCGAGCTGCCACGTCATCTTCGCGCTCGAGGATGGGACCCCGGTCGCGCTCTACAGCGACCTCCTCCTCCACGACGTGGGTGGCGACGTCGGCGTGCCGGCCGGCAACGCGTCCGGTCGGCAGCTCCGCACCGCGCCTCTCTGGGGCCTCGCCTCGAGCGCGCCCTACATGCACGACGGTCGCGCGTCGACGGTGGAGGCTGCGGTCCGCAGACACGCGGGAGAGGCGGCGCGCTCCGCGGAGGCCTTCGCCGCCCTCCCGGTGGCAGAGCGGGAGGCGTTGCTCCGCTTCCTCGACGCGCTCTGA